TCTCCCTGTTCATGGGACTTTCCCATGGGATATACGATGTTATTATCCTAAAAGACGAGCGGGATTGTAGGCCCGTGTGGAAGGCCCTGCTGGTACGGACCTTCTACTTTATCGCCGCCATACACGCAAGCATTATCTTGTGCATACTGCTGTTCCAGTCCAATGCCGACGAAGGTCTTGTCAACGAGGTCTCGCTAGCCTCCATCAAAGACAACCTAATGTCCCACGAGGTGCGGGTCCAGGTTATTTTGTACTTCTTTGCGGCCTACCTCATTACGGCCTTACGTTCCGTGCACAAAAAATTCGGCCCGAGGGTGTTCTGGAACACCTTCCTTGGCAAATCGCAAGAACCCAAGGAAGAAGATCGGGTTTTCATGTTCATCGACCTGAGGCATTCCACCTCCCTGGCCGAAGAACTGGGCCACGTGAAGTACAGCAGCTTTTTGAAGGACTACTACAGCCTGCTTTCTAACTGTTGCGAAGAAAACAGGGGCGAAATCTACCAGATTGCAGGGGACGGGGCCTTTTTGACCTGGAAAATGTCCGCCTGCCGCAAAAAGGCCCGGCCGGTGGACTGTTTTTACGATTTTTCGGAATGTATCGCCGGGAAAAGCGCCAAATTCATAAAAAAATTCGGGGTAACGCCCCAGTTCAAGGCCGGAATCCACTGCGGGAAGGTCATTTCTACGGAGGTGGGCAATTTCGGGAGCGAAATGGCCTACCACGGGGACGTGCTGAACACTACCGCCAGGATCCAGGGGCTCTGCACCAAGCTGGGGCAGGAATTCCTGATTTCGGAGGAATATTTCCAGGAATTGCCCAAGCCTATCCCCCACGGCTATATCGCCAAAAAAGAGGGAATCTTCGAATTGAGGGGAAAAAAGCACGAAATTTTGATTTTTTCCCTGCAAAAGCCCTTGACAATCTAAAATCCTTAAGCTATAATTGGTCTCACCCCGCGGGAATAGCTCAGTTGGTAGAGCACGACCTTGCCAAGGTCGGGGTCGAGGGTCCGAGTCCCTTTTCCCGCTCGAAAAAAAGAAAAACCACCCTTTTTGGGGTGGTTTTCTTTTTTTATGCGTCGGGATAAAAAGGGACTCGGAGCCGAGAAGAGGGTGCGACTGAAATTTTTCATATGAGAACAAAGTGAACATAATTGAAAAATTTCAGCACTTGAGGCGCAAGCCTCAAGCCCGTAGGGCGAAGCATCGGCTCGCGCAGCGAGTGACCGATGCTGAGTATTCCCTTTTCCCGCTCGAATACAAAAACGCCCAGCTTTTTGCTGGGCTTTTTTGTATTCGGTTGAGAAGTTGGGTCGGACCCGAGACCCCTTGGGGGAGAGGGTGCGGCATAAAGCGACGTGCACGAAGTGCATACGATAGTCGCTTTATGAGCTTAATGTGAGTTCACGAACATTAAGCCCGTAGGGTTAGACCGCAACCTTGCGCAAGCAAGGCGTTTTGTGGGCTAACATTCCCTTTTCCCGCTCTAAACGAAAAAAGACACCTTTATGGTGTCTTTTTTCGTTTATCGCGGAAGGGCCCGGACCCTCGAAGAGGGTGCGGCAGTAGCGCCCGAGGCGAGCGCATAAAAACAGAATGTTTTTATGCCGAGCCGACCAAGCGGACGTCGAAGACGTCAAAAACCACCGTGCGCGTAGCGCATGAAATAGGTGGTTTTTGAGCTTGACGCGAACGTGAGTGAGTGTCGAGCCCGAAGGGTTGCTGAGCAGCCGCGTCAGCGGAGACTGCGAAGCAACATACCCTTTTGACGCCTTCGGCGTCAGCGGCGTCACTCGGTCATAGAGAAAAAGTGAACTTTTTCTATGACACTCGCTTAGCACGCTTTTCCCGTCAAAACATTAAAATTTATTTCACTAAATTTTAAGAAATAATACTAGTTTTTGCCAATTTTTCATTATATTTAATGAAAAATATTTGCACATTTTTAAGAATTTTATTATATTTAAAACAAGATAATAGGAGGAGCTATGGCCATGTACTCTGCACAGACCGACGAATCCGCACTTGCCCTGCTCGGCAAGCGTATGGCGGCATTCCGTGTCAGGAACAATTGGACCCAAGCAAAGCTTGCCCAAATGGCCGGAGTCAGCAAGGGAACGGTAGAGCGAATCGAACGTGGTGATTCCGTGCAAATACTGAACCTGGTCAAGGTGCTGCGGGCCTGCGGCATGCTGGAAACCTTCCTGGGAATTTTCCCCGACGATTCTCCCTCGCCCATGCAAATCCTGCAAATGGGAAAAATAAAGCCCCGGCAGCGGGCGGGCTCCCCCCACAAGAAAAATTCTGGAGCCAACGTCATCTTCGATACCGGCGCCAATTATTCCGCAACACAAAATTCCGGTAAAAAGAAGCCCTGGGTCTGGGAAGAAGACAAGTAACGGTACAAGATGATTGCAGTACAGGTAAAACTCTGGGGAACGACCATCGGAGCAATTTCCATGCTGGAAGGCGACTCCGTCGCCCGTTTCGAATACGCCGAGCCCTTTATTGGAGCGGGAATCGAACCCTCGCCCCTTGTGATGCCCGTATCCAGGCGGATCTACAGTTTCCCGCAACTGTCAGGGACATTCCACGGATTGCCCGGACTTTTTGCAGACAGCCTTCCCGACAAGTTCGGCAACAAGGTCATAGACTCCTGGCTGCTGCGGCAGGGACGCACTCCCGAAAGTTTTACCGCCCTTGAACGCCTGTGCTATACAGGGAATCGTGGCATGGGAGCGCTGGAATTTTCGCCCCTGCAGGGGCCCGATTCCCGCACAGACGATTCCATTGACGTGGAAAGCCTGCGAGCTTTCGCCGCCGAAATTCTGAACCGGCGCAAGCACTTTTCCACAAAAAGGCTCAGCAAAAAGAACAACCGGTCTTTCGAGGAAATTCTCAAGGTCGGGACTTCTGCGGGGGGCGCCCGGGCAAAAATCCTGGTGGCCTACAACGAAACCACCGGCGAAATGCGTTCCGGGCAGGTGGAGGCCGAACCGGATTTTGGATACTGGCTGTTGAAACTCGACGACGTGGAGCATAACGGCGACAAGGAAAACGCAGACCTGTTCGGTTACGGCGCCATAGAATACACCTACTCGCAAATGGTGAATCTTGCAGGCATCCACATGACAGAATGCAGGCTCTACGAAAGTGCCGGACACAGGCACTTTATGACACGTCGGTTCGACAGGCTGGCAGGCGGCAAAAAACTGCATTACCAGTCCCTTTGCGGCCTTGCCCACTACGACTTCAACATGCCGGGGGCCTACAGCTACGAGCAGGCACTGGACGTTATCAAGCGGCTAGGCCTGGGCTACGACGCCCTGGAAGAAATGTACCGCCGGGCAGCCTTCAACATTTGCTCCCGCAACCAGGACGATCACGCCAAGAACATCGGGTTCCTGATGGACAAGCAGGGAACATGGGCCCTCGCCCCCGCATTCGATATGACCTATGCCTACAACCCGCAAGGGGCATGGACCGGGTCACACCAGATGACCTTCAACGGCAAGCGTGACGGCTTTACACTGGACGATTTCAAGGCCGTGGCAAAATTCGCAGGGCTCAGGCAGGGCCGTTACAAAAAGATTCTACACGAAGTCGAAGATGCCGTTCGCCAATGGCCAAGACTTGCCCGCCAAAACGGTGTTCCTGCAAGAATCATCAGGGCAATCGCCAGCGTGCAGGAAACGCCGTAGGCAGAAAATGTATATTGCGGAGGATTATGCCACGCCTGATGTCGCCGCTTAGGCCCCGCTATATGCGCAAGCCTCCCGAAGGTTCTACGGAAGCGTTTACGGCGGCATCTGCACAGCCTGTGCCGCCTGCGGAACAGCAGGAAACTCCCGAATACCCCGAAACGGTGCAGGTATCCGAAGGGACTTTCCGGCAGGTGCGGGACGACAGTCTAGTGCTACTTTCCCAGGGAATCGAGCACAGGCTTGTGCGTTCGGAAGAAGGGCCGTTCCAGATTTTCGTTGTGCCTGAGATGGAGGGTGCGGCAAGGCTCCAGCTGGAACTGTACCACAAGGAGAATCCCCCGAAGGAGGAGAACCCGCCCATACCGCTGAGTTTCAGCCTGCAGCCCCTGTGGGTGCTGCTTGCGCCCATTCTCGTAACACTGCTGCAATTCACGGACAAAATAAACCTCCACAGCGAAGGGGTCTCCGACGCGGCCAAGGTCCTGAAGGGGGAATGGTGGCGAAGCCTTACCGCACAGACCCTGCACGGCGACGCCAGGCATTTGGCGTCGAACCTGCTCTGCGGATACATCGTAATGAACATGATTACCTTCCGTATTCCGCTCCTCAGACTTGCGCCCTTTATCGCCGTGGCCGCCGCCGTGGCAAATCTCTGTGTGTCGGCCACGGTGCAGACGGACTTTCGCTCCCTGGGGTTTTCCACCTTCGTGTTCGCCGCCATCGGATGCCTTTCGGTCATCGAGTTCCGACTGATGCCCAAGGAAAGCCACGGGATGCTCCGCAGGTTCGCACCCCTGTGCGGGGCGGCATCGCTGGCGGTGTTTCTCGGGCTTGGAGAGAACGCAGACATCCTGGGACACGCCTACGGGTTCGTGGCGGGGCTGTTCTGCGGATTCATTCCGAAAAAAAAGAGCCTGCGCTGGGGGACTCCCCTTTCGAGCGCAGACGGTATTGGTCTATTGATGTATTACGGCCTGTACCTGTTGGCCTGGAAACTGGCGCTGGGCTAAACAGCGCACTTGACGGCAAGCGGTTCCCGCTCCGCCATTTCGTCCAGCTGGATCTGGTGCAGCACCACACGGCCCTGGGCAAGGCTTTCGGGCACGTCGATGATGCGCTGGTTGCTGGAGCCGCGGAACTTGAGTTCCAGGGAACGTTTCGCCATCACGAAGGGGCCGTCAATCAGGATGTCGGCAAAGGTGAGCAGTTCGAAAAAGTCCGGACGCTCTTCCTTCAGTTCCATGAGACGTTCGTAGGTATAACCCGTGTAGATAATCAGGTTCATACCCCGTTCCTTGATTTCGCGGGCCAGCGGGATCAGGGCCGCCGATTGCTCCATGGGGTCGCCGCCGCTGAAAGTGACTCCGTCCAGCAGGGGGTTCTCGTCGATCATCGCAAGAATCTCTTCGATATCGATAAAGTGCCCGCCTGCAAAGTCGTGGGTCTGCGGGTTCTGGCAACCGGGGCAATGATGGTGACAGCCCTGGGTGAAAACCGTCATGCGGATACCGGGCCCGTCCACAAAGGATTCCGGCTCAATTCCCGCAATGCGGAGTCTCGGAGTTTGCTGTTCCGTATTACACCCCGTGCTTTACGCGGTCGTTCACTTCGGCGCGCTTCGCGTTGTTGAAACGGTCGATGGTACCTACCAGGTAACCGGTGATGCGGCGGATGCGTTCGAAACCCACACCCTCGCCATACTTGCTCAGTTCTTTTTCAGACATGTTGTCCTCCTTATGTTAATTATGATTTCGGATTTCAGATTTCAGAATTATTTTCATTCATCAAATTCCGAACTCCGAAATCTTAAATCTGAATTTATCTAATTCCCTTGAACGCAGGCATACCCGGGTAAAGCTTGCGCAGTTCCTCGATCTTGGCCTCGGAAATGGCGTGACCTTCGCTACGTCCGCAGCGGGGGCAGCAGTCTCCGATAACACCCACGAATCCGCAAACCGGGTCGCGGTCCACCGGGTGGTTGATGCTTCCGTAACCGATGCCGGATTTTGCCATGTGGTGCACGATCTTCTCGAAGGCGTCCAGGTTCTGGCTCGGGTCGCCATCCAGTTCCACGTAGCTGATGTGGCCAGCGTTGGTGAGAGCGTGGTACGGGGCTTCCAGAGAAATCTTCTTGAAAGCCGAAATCTTGTAGTACACCGGCACGTGGAAAGAGTTGGTGTAGTAATCGCGGTCGGTAACGCCCGGGATAATGCCGAACTTCTTCTTGTCCATGCGCACGAAACGACCGGAAAGGCCTTCGGCGGGAGTAGCCAGCAAGCTGAAGTTCAGGCCAAGGCGCTTGGATTCCTTGTCGCAGAATTCACGCATGTGGCCGATAATCTTGAGACCCAGTTCCTGGGAAGCCTCGGATTCGCCGTGATGCTTGCCGGTAAGGGCCACCAGGGTTTCGGCAAGGCCGATGAAACCGATGGAAAGAGTGCCGTGCTTGATGACTTCGCCCACGGTATCCTCCCAGCCCAGCTTTTCGGAATCGATCCACACGCCCTGTCCCATGAGGAAGGGGAAGTTCTTGACCTTGCGACGGCTCTGCACAGCAAAGCGTTCCATGAGCTGGTCACTCACCAGTTGCAGCATGCGGTCCAGTTCCTTGAAGAACAGGTCCACGGACTTCATCTTGATGGCGATGCGGGGCAGGTTGATAGAGGTGAAGCTCAGGTTACCACGGCCGAAACTGATTTCGCGGGTCGGGTCGTAGTTGTTGCCGATCACGCGGGTACGGCAACCCATGTAAGAGATTTCCGTTTCGGGGTGGCCCGGCTTGTAGTACTGCAGGTTGTACGGAGCATCCTGGAAGCTGAAGTTGGGGAACAGGCGCTTCGCGCTCACCTTGCAGGCCAGCTTGAACAGGTCGTAGTTGGGGTCGCCAGGATTCAGGCTGATGCCTTCCTTGACACGGAAAATCTGGATGGGGAAAATGGCCGTCTCGCCGCCGCCCAGGCCCTCGTCGGTGGTGAGCAGCAGGTTACGCATGACCATGCGGGCTTCGGGCTCGGTGCACATGCCGTAGTTGATGCTAGAGAACGGCGTCTGGGCGCCGGCGCGGCTGTGCATGGAGTTCAGGTTGTGCACGAAAGCTTCCATGGCCTGGAAGGTGGTCTTGTCCGTTTCTTCGTAGGCCTGCTTCTCGGCGAACTTCTGGGCCTTCATCACGATTTCGGTGTCATAGACCTTGGAAAGCTCGCGGGCTTCGGCTTCCACAAACTTCTCGTTGGGCACGAGGGTCGCCACCATGCCCATCTCGGCCATTTCGGAGTGGAGCTTCTTGACCACCGGAAGGATTTCCTCTTCTTCCTTGCCGGTAAAGAGAATCAGGGCCTTCACCAGGTTGGAGAGGTAGGCCTTGCGGTAAGTAATGCGCACGCCATCGGCCATGGCGTAGTCGAAGTTGGGAATGGACTGGCCACCGTGCTGGTCGTTCTGGTTACTTTGTATGGCAATGGCGGCAAGAGCCGCGTAGCTGCGGATATCCTTGGGTTCGCGCAGGTGGCCGTGACCGGTGTTGAAGCCGCCCTTGAACAGTTTCTTCAGGTCGATCTGGCAGCA
The genomic region above belongs to Fibrobacter sp. and contains:
- a CDS encoding type II toxin-antitoxin system HipA family toxin produces the protein MIAVQVKLWGTTIGAISMLEGDSVARFEYAEPFIGAGIEPSPLVMPVSRRIYSFPQLSGTFHGLPGLFADSLPDKFGNKVIDSWLLRQGRTPESFTALERLCYTGNRGMGALEFSPLQGPDSRTDDSIDVESLRAFAAEILNRRKHFSTKRLSKKNNRSFEEILKVGTSAGGARAKILVAYNETTGEMRSGQVEAEPDFGYWLLKLDDVEHNGDKENADLFGYGAIEYTYSQMVNLAGIHMTECRLYESAGHRHFMTRRFDRLAGGKKLHYQSLCGLAHYDFNMPGAYSYEQALDVIKRLGLGYDALEEMYRRAAFNICSRNQDDHAKNIGFLMDKQGTWALAPAFDMTYAYNPQGAWTGSHQMTFNGKRDGFTLDDFKAVAKFAGLRQGRYKKILHEVEDAVRQWPRLARQNGVPARIIRAIASVQETP
- a CDS encoding helix-turn-helix transcriptional regulator, with the translated sequence MAMYSAQTDESALALLGKRMAAFRVRNNWTQAKLAQMAGVSKGTVERIERGDSVQILNLVKVLRACGMLETFLGIFPDDSPSPMQILQMGKIKPRQRAGSPHKKNSGANVIFDTGANYSATQNSGKKKPWVWEEDK
- a CDS encoding rhomboid family intramembrane serine protease yields the protein MPRLMSPLRPRYMRKPPEGSTEAFTAASAQPVPPAEQQETPEYPETVQVSEGTFRQVRDDSLVLLSQGIEHRLVRSEEGPFQIFVVPEMEGAARLQLELYHKENPPKEENPPIPLSFSLQPLWVLLAPILVTLLQFTDKINLHSEGVSDAAKVLKGEWWRSLTAQTLHGDARHLASNLLCGYIVMNMITFRIPLLRLAPFIAVAAAVANLCVSATVQTDFRSLGFSTFVFAAIGCLSVIEFRLMPKESHGMLRRFAPLCGAASLAVFLGLGENADILGHAYGFVAGLFCGFIPKKKSLRWGTPLSSADGIGLLMYYGLYLLAWKLALG
- the nrdG gene encoding anaerobic ribonucleoside-triphosphate reductase activating protein → MAGIEPESFVDGPGIRMTVFTQGCHHHCPGCQNPQTHDFAGGHFIDIEEILAMIDENPLLDGVTFSGGDPMEQSAALIPLAREIKERGMNLIIYTGYTYERLMELKEERPDFFELLTFADILIDGPFVMAKRSLELKFRGSSNQRIIDVPESLAQGRVVLHQIQLDEMAEREPLAVKCAV
- a CDS encoding adenylate/guanylate cyclase domain-containing protein, which translates into the protein MAAITRQTQRKFRAVCFYVLCWMGVAIGISMLEMYRDQGDLSIEPLLLMLQFSLFMGLSHGIYDVIILKDERDCRPVWKALLVRTFYFIAAIHASIILCILLFQSNADEGLVNEVSLASIKDNLMSHEVRVQVILYFFAAYLITALRSVHKKFGPRVFWNTFLGKSQEPKEEDRVFMFIDLRHSTSLAEELGHVKYSSFLKDYYSLLSNCCEENRGEIYQIAGDGAFLTWKMSACRKKARPVDCFYDFSECIAGKSAKFIKKFGVTPQFKAGIHCGKVISTEVGNFGSEMAYHGDVLNTTARIQGLCTKLGQEFLISEEYFQELPKPIPHGYIAKKEGIFELRGKKHEILIFSLQKPLTI
- a CDS encoding anaerobic ribonucleoside triphosphate reductase, with translation MIVTVKKRDGREMPFNIEKISAAIEKAFRASGELDEQIKASQDQLNLLGNDDVLSSTALQVAASAVGLLEAEGKVKPEIEEIQDAVEKALTEGGFADTAKSYILYRAERTRIREVNTRLMHTLRDITFSSAKESDLKRENANIDGDTAMGTMLKYGSESAKHFYTMMMLKPEHSRAHSEGDIHIHDLDFYSLTMTCCQIDLKKLFKGGFNTGHGHLREPKDIRSYAALAAIAIQSNQNDQHGGQSIPNFDYAMADGVRITYRKAYLSNLVKALILFTGKEEEEILPVVKKLHSEMAEMGMVATLVPNEKFVEAEARELSKVYDTEIVMKAQKFAEKQAYEETDKTTFQAMEAFVHNLNSMHSRAGAQTPFSSINYGMCTEPEARMVMRNLLLTTDEGLGGGETAIFPIQIFRVKEGISLNPGDPNYDLFKLACKVSAKRLFPNFSFQDAPYNLQYYKPGHPETEISYMGCRTRVIGNNYDPTREISFGRGNLSFTSINLPRIAIKMKSVDLFFKELDRMLQLVSDQLMERFAVQSRRKVKNFPFLMGQGVWIDSEKLGWEDTVGEVIKHGTLSIGFIGLAETLVALTGKHHGESEASQELGLKIIGHMREFCDKESKRLGLNFSLLATPAEGLSGRFVRMDKKKFGIIPGVTDRDYYTNSFHVPVYYKISAFKKISLEAPYHALTNAGHISYVELDGDPSQNLDAFEKIVHHMAKSGIGYGSINHPVDRDPVCGFVGVIGDCCPRCGRSEGHAISEAKIEELRKLYPGMPAFKGIR